In a single window of the Neodiprion virginianus isolate iyNeoVirg1 chromosome 1, iyNeoVirg1.1, whole genome shotgun sequence genome:
- the LOC124305605 gene encoding protein regulator of cytokinesis 1-like, with protein sequence MADLRVWELKEQMIYGSIKDFMAEIASIYDVRQEMNLRRFFECIRDMGCCALAEIEQRRIRLAKEVHNMRNETLKLGKDLKFEIKNGEYKNLSLYGKRVRLREQLESLKSDQQKKLDAKKELLEKEKEICKVLGSKPIGMAAVIPTETNLTSFRLYLAGIEAEKQEAEKKRNQLKVLWNYLDVPAKQREEFLDRNKRYTASTRKAIEDEIKRCEQQKSEIIASNVSDLRSQIEVLWKRCRFGEEDREAFKPFHDQTFTEDLLMLHEEELQRLRKYYETNRKLFQLAEEQDERNQEIIDLEQRAESPDRYYTRRDERDENEQRIEDIQQELLTIENQLKFLVNDYETKNGGPCTRVGTKLVKALRSALPNALHVG encoded by the exons ATGGCAGATCTTCGAGTTTG GGAGCTAAAGGAACAGATGATCTATGGATCGATCAAGGATTTTATGGCTGAGATCGCAAGCATCTATGATGTTCGGCAGGAAATGAACTTGCGGCGGTTCTTCGAATGTATTCGG GATATGGGCTGTTGCGCGCTTGCCGAAATAGAACAAAGAAGAATACGCCTAGCGAAGGAAGTCCACAACATGAGGAATGAGACACTAAAACTTGGAAAg GATCTAAAATTTGAGATCAAAAATGGTGAATATAAAAACTTATCACTATACGGCAAGAGAGTCAGACTGCGAGAACAGCTAGAATCTTTAAAGTCtgatcaacaaaaaaaattggacgcGAAAAAGGAACTTCTGGAAAAG gaaaaagaaatttgcaaGGTTCTTGGCTCCAAACCCATTGGAATGGCGGCAGTAATACCTACCGAAACTAACTTGACGAGTTTCAGATTGTACTTGGCCGGAATTGAAGCTGAAAAG CAAGAGGCAGAGAAGAAACGAAACCAGCTGAAAGTTTTGTGGAATTATCTGGACGTGCCGGCTAAACAGCGTGAAGAATTTCTGGATAGAAATAAAAGATATACCGCCAGTACGAGAAAAGCT ATCGAGGATGAAATCAAAAGATGCGAGCAACAGAAGAGTGAGATTATTGCAAGTAACGTATCAGATCTGCGCTCCCAAATCGAAGTATTGTGGAAGCGATGTCGTTTTGGGGAGGAGGACCGTGAAGCGTTCAAACCCTTTCACGATCAAACTTTTACGGAGGATTTGTTGATGCTCCACGAGGAAGAGCTGCAGAGGTTGCGCAAATACTACGAAACCAAcag aAAACTATTTCAACTTGCCGAGGAACAAGACGAAAGGAACCAGGAAATTATTGATCTGGAACAAAGGGCGGAGAGTCCGGATCGTTACTACACTCGACGCGACGAGCGCGATGAGAACGAACAACGCATAGAAGATATTCAGCAG GAACTGCTGACTATAGAGAACCAattaaaattcttggttaacgattacgaaacgaaaaatgggGGACCATGTACAAGAGTCGGAACAAAATTGGTCAAGGCGTTGAGATCTGCTTTGCCAAATGCACTACATGTGGGCTAA